GACGATTCTTCCGTTTCGATGACCACCGTTTTCTTTTCGATCTTTTTCGGCGGCTGATCGCCGATAGCTTTTTTGATTTGACGAATATGCTCCGGTGTCGTACCGCAACATCCACCGATAATATTAGCACCGGCCTGCATATAAAGTTTGGCGTAATCGGAAAAATAATCCGGCGACGCCAAATAAATGTATCTCCCACCGACGAGCCGCGGCAATCCGGCGTTGGGCTGAACGGAAAATCCGATATCCGGAACGATATTTATTTTTTCCAGCACTTCCAGCAGCGCCTGCGGTCCGACGGAACAATTGGCACCCACGACATTAGCGCCCGCTTCTTTGAGTACACGCGCCACTTCGGATGGTTTATTACCCATCAGCGTTTTGGCTTCATCGTTAAATGTCATTTGCGCGACGATGGGAAGACCCGTGACACTACGTGCCCCTGTGACGGCTTCGCGCGCTTCCTCGAGATCACCGATCGTTTCGATCATCAAAAGATCGGCGCCGTTATCGGCTAGAATTTTGGCCTGTTCGGCAAAATAAGCCCGCGCTTCGGCATGCGTTATTTTTCCGATCGGTTCCAGTGGTTTACCCAACGGCCCTATCGAACCGGCCACAAAAATACGCCGACCCAACGCTTCTGTTTTATATTTAGCCGTCGTCACGGCAATACGAACCCCCGCGGCATTCACAGCTTGAATTTTCTCTTCTAAGCCGTGATGCATCAGACGAAAACGATTACCGCCAAACGTGTTGGTTTCGATAATGTCCGCCCCGGCATCAATATAAGCTTCATGTATGGCACGTACCATTTCCGGATGAGATAAATTGATCTCATCAAAACAGTGATCAAATGAAATTCCTTTTTCATACAAAACCGTACCCATCGCTCCGTCACATACCAATACCCGTTTGGCGAGGGTTTCTAAAAATTCACTCATACCTGTGTCTATTCCGATTATGGTTAATTATATAAATAATACAGCGTCGGAGGCCTTTCTTCAATGACTTTCTTCGTCGTCACGGCTTTCGAAATACGCATAGATTTGGCGTGCCACATCGCCGGGAATGCCTTCAACCAGCATGATTTCCTCCAGTCCGGCCTCGGATAACGCTTGAACGGAACCAAAGTGTTGTAGCAATAACGTACGCCGCTTTTCGCCGACACCTTCGATCTGATCAATTTCCGATACCAATGTGCGCTTATCGCGCAAACTGCGGTGAAATGTAATGGCAAACCGATGCGCTTCGTCTCTCACATGTTGTAGAAGTTTGATGGCCGAGGACGTTTTGGGAATCATGATCGCATCATGCACATCCGGTATGAAAATTTCTTCCAGGCGTTTGGCCAAACCGACGATGGCCTGCCCCTCCGATCCCGCGCGCGAAACGACGATGCCAAGTGCTTCCAACGCTTTTACCGCAGCTGACAACTGCCCTTTTCCGCCGTCCACGACGATCAGATCGGGAAAATCCAAACCTTCCTCAAGTACGCGCAGATAACGGCGTGTGATGATTTCATGCATACTGGCAAAATCATCCGGGCCTTCCACCGTTTTGATTTTAAATTTTCGATAATCGCCTTTTTTCGGTTTGCCGTCCACAAAGACCACCATGGAAGCCACCGGATCCGTACCTTGAATATTGGAATTATCAAAACATTCGATACGCCGCGGAATACGTTGTAAGGACAGATCGCGTTTGAGACTCTCGAGTACGCGCGGTACGAATTGCTCTTTGGCTTTGAGACGCTGGAGTTTAAGTTCGCCTAAAAGAAGTTCCGCATTGCGCTCGCACATGGTTACGAGTTTATGTTTTTCACCGATTTTAGGTACGACCAATTCGACGCGTTCACCGGATTTTTGCGTTAGCCAGGTGGTCAGTGCATTTTCCTCCGACAGCGCCTGCGGTAAATAAATATGCCGGGGTACAAAATCCGCCTGCATATAATATCCCTGAAGCAACGATTCGAGCACTTCTTCCGGCGCTTTATCCGTGACGTGGCTGAAATAATAATGCTGGCGTCCGATCAGTTTACCGTCTCTAATTTTAAATATAACGCCGCACGCATCATCCGCTTCGATCGCTACCGCCGCTATGTCCCGGTCAGCCATATCTTCAAACATCACTTTTTGCGCGGCCGTATAATTTTCGATAGATGCAATCCGATCACGTAAACGCGCCGCTTCTTCAAACTTCATCGCGTCGGCATACGATTGCATGGCGACTTTCAGTTGGCGAATCAACTCACCGGTTTTGCCGTTAAGGAAACGCGTCATTTGATCAACGACAGCGCGATAGTCTTCTTTAGTGACGAACCCTTGGCAGGGACCGTCGCATTTTTTGATATGATAGTCGAGACAGAGTTTGATTTTTTTGGATTCTACCAATTCCGGTGTGAAATAATGCCGGCAGCTTCGAATCGGAAAAATGCGATGGAGTGTTTTGAGCGTGTGCCGCAAATTTTTCACATCTGTATAAGGACCGAAAAATTTTCCGCCGCCGCGCTCTTTTTCGCGCGTTACATAGATGCGGGGAAACATCTCATCCGTAACTTTGATGTAGGGAAAACTTTTATCGTCTTTAAGTTCGATATTGTAACGGGGCTTATGTTCTTTGACCAAATTGGATTCGAGGATCAACGCTTCGATTTCCGAATCGGTTTGAATGATCTCGAGATCAACCACTTTGGAAACCATGACCGCTACTTTAGTATCATCGCGTTTTCCTTCTTGAAAATACTGGCGCACGCGATTTCTTAAAATTTTGGCCTTGCCGATGTATATGATCTTACCTTCACCGTTTTTAAAAAGATAACATCCCGGCGTTTTGGGTAAGTGTTCGAGTTTATGTTCCAGAATATCATTCATGGCTGCAATTATACATTTTTTCCGATTGATATGCCACAGGCGCGGCGTCTAGTAGTTAAGCAAAGCGAGACATACCGAGATGAGCACTGTTCGACTCAATACGAATCTCTACTCTACGAGCAACGTATTCTAATTAATCAACCATTCAAATCAACGGACAAAAAAACCTCTTCGTTTCAACAAAGAGGTTTCATAAAAATGAAAAATTTTATTCCGGCTATTCTTCCGAATCTGTCAATTCCAATTCATCCTGCGTTGCGCGTTTGCGCTCGCTCTCGATGATGGTCATAACCGGCTTAGGCACTTCGATACCCGTAAGATCGAAAGGAGCCAATTCTCGCGCTAAAATATTGATCCGGCGATCAATCATGTGACGTTTATTGAGCAAAATCCACTGCGTATCATCTTTGACGCACATGCCTCCGGCAAAATCGCCTTTTTCATGCCGCACCTTCAGTCCTAGCTTCGCAGCAATATCTTCTAACGTATCGAGTATTTTTTCTTTTTTCATGAGCTACTTATAAAAGTTCGTTTTTTTTCTGCGCCTGCAGTGTTTCTACTATCTTTTTTACATCCTGGGCACGATCACGCGGACAGATCATCAAAGCATCTTCGGTTTCAACAACGATCAAATCACTGACTCCGACAAGCGCGATCGTTTTTCCCGGGCTGAATAATAATGAATTATTAGCTTCGATGCAAACGGCTTGACCGATGACCGCATTACCATTTTCATCTTTATTTGAAAGCTGATACACCTCTTCCCAGCTTCCGACGTCATTCCAGCGAAAATGACCTTTGAGAACATAAACTTCTTTAGTGTGTTCCATCACGCCGTAATCTATAGATATACCCTTGATACGACGATAGACCTGATCTACTGTTGCCGTATAATCCGCTGTACCGATCGTCGGTTTGATTTCTACAAGGCCTTCATACAGTTCCGGAAGATGCATTTCGATCAATCGTAATATTGTCGAGGCTTTCCATACAAACATCCCGCTATTCCACAAAAAATCACCGGTCGCAATAAAACTTTTCGCCGTTTCAAGGTTCGGTTTTTCGGCAAAGGTTTTCACCCGATAAGCTTTTTCACCGCGGGCTTCGAGCGATTCGTTTTCTATAAATTGAATATAACCGTAGCCGGTTTCCGGACGCGTAGGTACAATCCCGATCGTCACACACGCCTCCGTGCGAAGTGCTACTTCAGCCGCGGCCTCAACGGTTTTACAAAATACGTCATCCGGTGTGATAAGATGATCGGCGGCTAAAACTACCATCACACCATTCGGATCTTTTTCCATCACATGGAGCGCGGCAAGGCCGATACAGGGAGCCGTATTACGACCCACCGGTTCTACGAGAATATTCGGCGAAGGCAATTGCGGCAATTGGCGATGCACTTCGGATGCCTGCGCCTGATTGGTCACAACCAAAATTTCAGACGGTTTTGCGATGGAAGTGATACGGTTTACCGTATGTTGTATCATCGTATGTTCGCCGAAAATATTCAGCAGTTGCTTGGGACGATGCGCCCGGCTGCGAGGCCAAAATCGGGTCCCCGATCCGCCCGCCATAATCACGGGATATATCATATTTTTTTCATTCACGTTAAAGGATGTCGTTTACCAAAAATTCATCGATGGTAGCATGTTTCAAAAAATGCGCGTGAAAATAAGAGGGTTTGAGGTGAATGGCAAGCAAAAGTCCTGATCATTCCCAGTCGGCTTTGAGAACCATACGATAGCGTACTTTATTTGCTCGCAGTCTGGCGACAGCCTCCTGTGCCTGTTTCATAGGCAGTTCTTCGACCATCGGACGTACATGATGTTGTGCGGCAAAATCCAGCATCGTTCGCATGGTCTCAGGACTTCCGACCACACTGCCGGTTACGATCTTTTGACCGTCAAGCAGTATATCCGGAGAAATGCGAATTTCCTCAGCAGGATAGCCTAACAAACACAATACGCCGCCCCAAGTCAAATGCCGCAACCAATGATTCCAGTCCAGCGAAGCGGCGGTTGCTGCGATCATCAGGTCAAACGTACCCTTTGGTGCAGAGTCTGTTAAAGCCGCCTGATGTGCGCCTAATTCTTTCGCTAAGGTAAGGCGGTCCTCAGACAGATCAAACGCGGTGACTTTACTTCCCATACGCGCCGCAAATTGGACGGCAAGATGCCCTAGCCCGCCCATACCGATAATCCCGATGTGTCTTGTTTTCGGAGTAACCCACGTTTGCAAGGCACTAAAAACCGTAAGCCCCGCGCACATAAGTGGCGCAGCATGAACAGACGGCATCGTCTCGGGAATAAGATAAACAAAATGCTGATGCGCGCGCACGTATTCGGCAAATCCGCCGTATTGATTAACGCAGGTTCGTTTTTTTCCGACTTCACACAGATGAGCACGACCGGTGGTACAAACTTCGCATAGCCCGCAGGAACCGCATTGCCAACCGATACCCACACGCTGGCCGGGCTTCAGATCACGAACGGAAGCCCCGGTTTGAATAATATGCCCGATGATTTCATGCCCCGGTACGAAAGGAAAAGTGCATGCCCAGTCGCCGTCCATCAGATGTAAATCGCTGTGACACAAAGCACAGTATTCGACTTTGATTTCGATTTCATCAGCACCTAAAGACGCTCGATCATATTCAAAAGCAGAAAGTGGCGCACCGGGAGCGTGAACAGCTAAAGCACGTATTGTTTTAGATTGGGACATTTTAATCTGTACGCATGCAGGCGTTAATTATGCCAAGAGAAAGAAAACGATGACTTCGTATTTATTAACGAGAATACATGTCGTGGCATTCTATTTTAATTAGAACCGCCGCCCGCGCGATCTTCGTTTATCTCAATATGCGTTGTGGTTTCGCCGGAGCGAACCATTTTTTCGCGGCGTTCCATTTCGGCCAAACCTTTACGCGCCATCGTATTGTCGGGATTGTTTTTCAGCAATTGCAACCAGACTTTGCGGGACGACT
The window above is part of the bacterium genome. Proteins encoded here:
- a CDS encoding bifunctional homocysteine S-methyltransferase/methylenetetrahydrofolate reductase codes for the protein MSEFLETLAKRVLVCDGAMGTVLYEKGISFDHCFDEINLSHPEMVRAIHEAYIDAGADIIETNTFGGNRFRLMHHGLEEKIQAVNAAGVRIAVTTAKYKTEALGRRIFVAGSIGPLGKPLEPIGKITHAEARAYFAEQAKILADNGADLLMIETIGDLEEAREAVTGARSVTGLPIVAQMTFNDEAKTLMGNKPSEVARVLKEAGANVVGANCSVGPQALLEVLEKINIVPDIGFSVQPNAGLPRLVGGRYIYLASPDYFSDYAKLYMQAGANIIGGCCGTTPEHIRQIKKAIGDQPPKKIEKKTVVIETEESSKAEQPTSHLRSSLIDKFRDKKFVISVELDPPRGLNYDKVIEGAVMCRRHNVDAINIADNPLAKAGMTPLAMAGLIKQSVQIETILHFSCRDRNLIAMQSELMSAHVMHIRTILGITGDPPLVGDYPNATGVFDVDSIGLINLIRNLNNGIDLAGKSIGSRTNFFKSCAVNPTAVDMAREYDRYDQKIASGADFAMTQVLYDLKPLEDFAEKYKGKIPVLLGIMPLKNAKHANFMHHEIPDITIPENIRERMTKAGDRGQEEGVLIAKEFLREAKSMVDGVYIMPPFNKFEMAFDVLEVL
- a CDS encoding excinuclease ABC subunit C encodes the protein MNDILEHKLEHLPKTPGCYLFKNGEGKIIYIGKAKILRNRVRQYFQEGKRDDTKVAVMVSKVVDLEIIQTDSEIEALILESNLVKEHKPRYNIELKDDKSFPYIKVTDEMFPRIYVTREKERGGGKFFGPYTDVKNLRHTLKTLHRIFPIRSCRHYFTPELVESKKIKLCLDYHIKKCDGPCQGFVTKEDYRAVVDQMTRFLNGKTGELIRQLKVAMQSYADAMKFEEAARLRDRIASIENYTAAQKVMFEDMADRDIAAVAIEADDACGVIFKIRDGKLIGRQHYYFSHVTDKAPEEVLESLLQGYYMQADFVPRHIYLPQALSEENALTTWLTQKSGERVELVVPKIGEKHKLVTMCERNAELLLGELKLQRLKAKEQFVPRVLESLKRDLSLQRIPRRIECFDNSNIQGTDPVASMVVFVDGKPKKGDYRKFKIKTVEGPDDFASMHEIITRRYLRVLEEGLDFPDLIVVDGGKGQLSAAVKALEALGIVVSRAGSEGQAIVGLAKRLEEIFIPDVHDAIMIPKTSSAIKLLQHVRDEAHRFAITFHRSLRDKRTLVSEIDQIEGVGEKRRTLLLQHFGSVQALSEAGLEEIMLVEGIPGDVARQIYAYFESRDDEESH
- a CDS encoding NAD(P)-dependent alcohol dehydrogenase, with the protein product MSQSKTIRALAVHAPGAPLSAFEYDRASLGADEIEIKVEYCALCHSDLHLMDGDWACTFPFVPGHEIIGHIIQTGASVRDLKPGQRVGIGWQCGSCGLCEVCTTGRAHLCEVGKKRTCVNQYGGFAEYVRAHQHFVYLIPETMPSVHAAPLMCAGLTVFSALQTWVTPKTRHIGIIGMGGLGHLAVQFAARMGSKVTAFDLSEDRLTLAKELGAHQAALTDSAPKGTFDLMIAATAASLDWNHWLRHLTWGGVLCLLGYPAEEIRISPDILLDGQKIVTGSVVGSPETMRTMLDFAAQHHVRPMVEELPMKQAQEAVARLRANKVRYRMVLKADWE
- a CDS encoding NTP transferase domain-containing protein, whose protein sequence is MIYPVIMAGGSGTRFWPRSRAHRPKQLLNIFGEHTMIQHTVNRITSIAKPSEILVVTNQAQASEVHRQLPQLPSPNILVEPVGRNTAPCIGLAALHVMEKDPNGVMVVLAADHLITPDDVFCKTVEAAAEVALRTEACVTIGIVPTRPETGYGYIQFIENESLEARGEKAYRVKTFAEKPNLETAKSFIATGDFLWNSGMFVWKASTILRLIEMHLPELYEGLVEIKPTIGTADYTATVDQVYRRIKGISIDYGVMEHTKEVYVLKGHFRWNDVGSWEEVYQLSNKDENGNAVIGQAVCIEANNSLLFSPGKTIALVGVSDLIVVETEDALMICPRDRAQDVKKIVETLQAQKKNELL